One Marmota flaviventris isolate mMarFla1 chromosome 17, mMarFla1.hap1, whole genome shotgun sequence genomic window, agcactgcatgGCACGTTCACTTGCATTTACACTCATCTCAGACACACCCACAAGCACACTCACACTCAATCTATGCATATTCCCCAAACCCACATATACCTAGCTGCCCTCGAACACGCACAAACACTCTATACTACACACTTAGGCCCGAGTGCAGTAGCTTGTGCACATGCATGCTGTCTCTTACACACACGCAGAGCCATGCTCGCTACCCAGTCACCTCTGTACTTGGCCTGCCCATGCTCTCCTATACATTCACACATAAGCTCCCAACCAGAACAGCATCAGATTCTTGTCCTGCCCTCTGGAGTCCTGGCACCAAAACAGCATCAGATTCTTGTCCTGGGCCCTCTGGTGTCCTGGCTCAGAGGGATGTGTGGTGAGGTCTCCTGGGAGCCTGGCTGGGGCAAAAGTCATGGTGAAACCCCTCCCCAGTCCCAATCCCAGCAGGTTAGTCCCTCTGCATCCCTCCTGGAACTTAAGACTGGCCTTAAAACCGGGTAGCCAAAGAGCAGGCCTCTAGCACCACCTTGTGGTGCCCCAAAGCAGGGTGCCAATAATAGAAGGGGACCCCACTGGATCCCTAAGGGCCTTCCTCTCAGTGGAACTCAGAACACAGTTCTATCCCAGTTCAGCTCCAGGAACCAGAGGGGCTGCCCATTCTGTGACCCCAGATGATAGGTGTGAGGCCATCCCTAGGGCAGGCTCCAAGCCCTGTGAGGGCCAGCCAAGGGTGGGCAGCTACATGATTCTGGGCCCACACTCCTCATGTCCAAGTTCAAGAAactaaaaggagaaaacaaatcaTCTGAAGGTGGAAGGGGGAAGGAGAAGCCAGTAGGAAAGGACCAGACGACTCCAAGTGTCTTCAGGCCAGCTTGAACTTGGCTTCTGATTCCTTCAGCAGGTACAGGCTGTCATCTTCCAGGAAGCTGCGGGCCAAGGGAGGAGCCCACTAAAGAACCCAGCTCTAAAGCTCCCTGGGCAAGGGGGGTAAGTGCAGGCAAGCGGGAAGGGGTGAGAGGGTACATGGGGTCCCCAGTCTCTTCTAGGACCTGTCAAGGGATTGGGCACAAGGAAGGCAAACACCGGGCAAGGGATGACACCAACCTGAAAAAGAGGATGTGAACAGGAATGGTGCTGATGTGCCAGATGGCATGGGCGTCCAGGACCCAGAAGAAGGGTGGGAAGTCAAGCAGCTCCAGCAGGGACAGCCCCTGCAGCAGCAAGACCACCACCACACACTTGCGCACATGCGGCAGCCTCCGGTGGTTCCGTAGGCACCAGGTCAGCCACCACACCACATTCACCAGACCTGGGTGCCACAGGCAGGACAGGCTCACTCTCTGGGCCCCTCCCTCAGGCCACCCCTCCCGTGCTCTCTGACCCTGGGAACATCCTCAGACactcctcccagcctcccctctCTCCCACTTCAAattctcccccttcctccctgcaAGTCTCTCTCTAGAACCTTCTCTTCTGAAGAGAGAAGGGCCACCCACCATGCCCACCCCAAAGTTCTGCAGATGGCCCAACCCAACGCCTCAGTTCTGTCTCACCGAAAGCCACGTTAGCCGCCAGGTTGTAGCCATAGTCAAAGTGCACGAGGCTCAAGTAGGAGACATGTGtggtcagcagcagcagcaggaaggcCCGGAAGGCTCTGGCCACGGCCGGGTACTGCAACCCCACAGTCCTGCCCACCACCCAGAGCTGCTTAGGTGGTGGCAGGTGGCCCGTCACCAGAGCAGCCCTCCCTGAAGTTCTCCTCCCCCAACATCAGTGAGTTCACTAAAGCTACTGCCCTTTCCCCCACCAAAACAGGCCGCTGGGGCAGAactccacccaccccacccccggggCCTTGGCCAAGTGCTGCAGGTCCCTGTGAGGAGCCAGGGCACCCAGTCCTCTGCAGAACCCCCATCTAGGACAGCAGGGATGTGCGGGAGACCAAAGAAGGCAGCCCTGGGGCAGCATCCCCTTTTTGACCCCGGCCCTGAGTCTGTCCCTGCAGCCACCAATACAGGCATACCTGACGCAGCACAAGTAGACTGAGTGGAGGATGACAGTGGAGGCACAGAAGTAGTCCATTTTCTGAGGACAAGGGGAGCCCATGAGTGTCGCTGGAGACTGAACAGCTTTGTGGCCCAGATGAGCCACTGCgggtggaggaagggaggggacggGGCCTGACCTTGCAGTCAGAGGGGTCTCTTCTCCGGCTCCTTCTGCCTATTGCCGTTTCACTGTGGAGGTGACAGACTGACCCTTGTGCTCACAGCCTACAGTGTGCTGCTCAGCAGCGGGCTCTGCCAGGctgtggggcaggagaacctACCATCGACGCCCAGTGCCTGAGTCTGTTAGCTGTGCgctctaccctgactgcagcCCCTCACTCACCAGGTGGCCCTGAGCAAATGATTTCACATCCCAAGGCTCAGCTGCCTCATGGTTAGAGCTAACCATCAGACCTACCTCGCCAGGCTGGGAAGCTCGAGTGTGTTATTAGAATGCCCAGCCGAGGGCAGCTGCACTCCCGAGCCCTGCtctgccaccccacccccaccccgggctCTCGGGGACGGTCTCATGCAGGAGAGGGAAATGGGGGCTCTCACCTCTGTGAGGTCAGTGTCCCTGGTGTGGAAGACTGTAGACCAGAACCAAGCATTGAGGGACACCTGAGGACGGAAGGGCCAATGAACATGTTGCCCCAAGGTTGGGAGACCCCAGGGTCCCTCTCCACCTCATCTTTAGGAAAGGGCTCTGGTGGCCAAGAAATATGCTTTCCCATGCCCCTGGAGCCCCACCCGCAGCAAACTTGTGTCCCCCATCCAGGCCCAGTCCAGTCCCCTCAGGTCAACTCCCCATAGTCCCCAGCCCCTAAGGCCATGGAGGAGGGGTTGGGGGGCTGCAGCCTCCACATGTTCTAGCCTGGCCTGGGAACCAGTTCTGGCAGAGCCAAGATCCTTGGTTACTCAATCACTAAGACAACAGGCCGCAGGGGCCTCACCTCCTCCCCCAACTGCCAGGTGATGACAGCCCCACCCGGGCCCAGGGGAGCTGGTGACCTCAGCCTCTGGGGGCGGGAATGAGGTGGGTGGGGTGGAAAAGGCTTGAGCCAGCTTGGGGCGTGCCCCAAAAGCAAGCAAGGCAGGGAGATCCAGCAGATCCCACTGGGCCCAGTCCTAGGACCAGGACTCCAGTGGCAGTCTAGCCCAGCTTCCTCCTGGCTGGGCCGGCCTGACTTGCCAGACCAGAGCTGCTCTTAAGACCTGGGCGAAGCAGGGCAGGAATGAAGGGGCTGCAGTGGGCAGGGTCCAGGGGAATATCTGAGGCCTTCTTCCTGGAAATTAAATGCATGGAGAGAGTAAGAATCATCCTGTAAATGAGCCCCAGGTCTTCTGGGAGGTGGTGCTGGCACTTTCTTCGGGGAGGGGTGGGCTGAGGAGCAGTTACAAATAGCAGCAGGGAAGCCAGGGACAGACAGTCCCAGGAAGAAAGAGCAGGGGCCAGGCCTGGCCTGCCCCGGAGCTGGGGAGGGGTGTCCAGGGTGGGCCCGGCCTGCCGGACATGGAAAAGGCTGCGCACTTAGGTGCCAGGACAACTGgccaggcagagggcagggggagCAAGGGAAGAAGCCTCTCTGTAGGGCCTGACAGGCCTGGGGAGcggaggggggtggggggacccagggtggaggcagggcagggctcagtggcaaagccagTCAGGCACCCTCATGCTGCCAGGCTGCAGAGGCCCAAGATCTCCCCTGGGACCTGTCACCAGCTGGCTTGAGTGGTCTTCAGTGCCTTCCTGCCCTGAGGGAAGGCCATTCTGCCCCTTCCACCAGTCTCCAGGCTCCTCCCCAGGGACAACATGGAGGCACAGTCTGGAGCTAGGAAGTGAGTCTACCTCTGGTGGCTTCTTTGGACACTCCCCCAGAGTCTGTGGGGTGTATGGTAAACGTGGGGAGACgagcaggccctgggctggaCACAGGGCCCAGGCAGTCACGCAGGCCAGGCACAGGGACATCCTTAGAAAGGACAGTGTCCCTGGAACcagtgtggggaggaggaggggaagacagCAAGGACTGGCAGCCAGCCAGGCCTCCTTGTCACCCACAACAGGAAGGGGGAGGTGACAAGAGGACTGAGCTAAGTGGCGGTTGGAACACTAAAAGCAGGGGTGGAAGTGCATTGGCCAAGCTTCAGCTCCACACAGGGCAGGGCTTTGGGTCCCTTGTCCACCTGCCTCCCCAGAGTGCCTTCCACTTACAGAGACCCACCTGAAGCTTGGACTCTGCACCCCTGAGATGGCCCTTTTCCCCTGGGAGTGTCCCATATGGGGCTCCTCTTCTGACCCTTCCCTCAGACTTGGGAAGTTGTGTCATTAACAATGCAGCCCCTAGAGCCAGACTGccagggttcaaatcctggctctgcatTTCCTGTGTGTCCTTAGGCAAGTTATTTAGCCTTGCTGTGCCTCAGttgtctcatctgtaaaatgggaataatatcaGTGTAGATCAGGATTGAGTGAGCACCTGTACAAACACAGCATGCAACATGGTGTCCAGGATGGGGTTTAAAGCCTTAGTTGCTATTTTCTTTATCGGTGGGCCAGCATGGAACTCTCACAGCTCTCCCATAGCCCAAAGGCCACCGAGAAGAAGTCTGCCTCTTAATCTCCCACCAGGCTAAGGTGGTCTAGGCTGAGAAACTGGTCTCCCCTGCTGCTAGCCCACCCCCACAGGTGCAGGCCGGAGACAGAAAAGTACAGAGTCTTTACAATGAGACAGACCCTGAGCTCAAGTACTGCTCCAGCTCCTAAACaactgtgttttcttttgttttgttggattttgttttttgggatagggactcactatgttgcccagactggcctcgaactcctgggctcaagcgatcctcctgcctcagcttccctaggaGCTGGGAGGTCAGGTGTGTGCCGCCCTGCCCAGCTTACCTATGTTCTTGGACAAGTAACTGAGCTTCAGCTATTTGTTCACCTAGGAAATGGGGTTAGAAACAACACTTCCTCCACAGGAGGGCTGTGAGGACGATGTCACAAAGGCCTGGCACGGAGCAGCCACTCCAGAAAGGGCCACTACTATCACTGCTGGCCTACAGCGGGGATTCCATAAATGTCCATGTCCTGCATCATGTACAGGCAGACCCCCACCATGCATCCCCATTCTCCTTTCCTCAAGGGTCacaaagttcaaggtcagactaTGGGGCAGAAGAAGGCCCCTGGATCCCAGACTGTAGATGCCTCAGCTGTGAGAAGAGCCCCTTGCTCCCTGctcctgagccacaatcccaccaCTATGGACCTAACAGATCCTGTTTCTCTTCAGAGTTTGTAATCAAGACACAAGCAAAGGGGACAGATGGATGTGGAAGGAAGGGACAGTCCCAAGATACAAATATACCACTACTCCCAGGCTTCTCGGCCAGGCCCTAGTGGGATGGGAGGGGCAGACAGTGTAACTGGCCAGGAGGGTGATGGCTGGGCCCAAGGCACTAAGAACTCTGTGCAAACACTGAGAAAAGGAGGCAGCCAGGGGCAGGGAGCCAGTGTGGGTGGGGATGAGGGGGACAGGAAAAGCTGGTGGGGGGAGCAGGAGGCTGTTTCAGTCtgttggaaaataagaaaattgagacAAAAATATCACAGCCGTGAAACTGGTTGGATGCCAAGTGAGCCAGATCTGTCAGGAATTCGACCCCAGTGCTAAGCCCCAGTGCTAGGGGCTGTCATTGACACCGTAGTGGTGGGGACAAGTGAGTCTTTAAATAGCTCCGTGTCTCAGAAGTGGGGGAGGTAGAATGTTAAATATGATGCCTACTGCCCCCACCACCGAGGCCACAGTGTCTCGCTCCATGCCTCAGGCAAGACAAGCCTGTCCCAGCTCACTCCTGAGAGATAGAGGCTTTTTCCAAAGAATTCCTTGATTTTCTGTTCCACTGTCTTATCTGATGGTCAGGAAGTCCTTCCTGAAGTCTACCATCATTCTGCTATATCCTCAGCCTATCTTTTCTCATAGTTTCCTCAACAGGGATGATATAATCAGTGCCTACCTCCACAAATCATACTACAGAGACAGACTGGATTCCCTGCCATTCTTCGTTTCACTCTTGTACGTGGGGGCTTTTCCCCACTAGATAAAGGGATGAAAAATTGGTTTACCCTTCTAATTTTGGCAAAGAGCCAGGGTCCCCTGCTCCGTGAAGTCCAAGGGCCACAGTGTACAGAGCTTCGGTGGGCTCCTCAGCTCTGCCTGGCTGCTGCCCAGCCCAAGCCCAAGCCTACAGAGGAATGCAGTGGCTgccttatgtttttaaaaaatatttatttttttagttgtagatggacataatgccttttatttatttatttattttatgtggtgctggggatcgaacccagggcttcacacgtggtaggcaagctctctgccactgagctacagccccagcccaggggctGCCTGATACAGCTTTGGCACAAGAGTTTCCTTGTCTCCCAGAGAAAAAGCCTGAGATACCCCTCCTGTAAGACTAACCTGGAGTAGGTGaggggccttcccacctgcagcCAACAGAAATCAGGGGCCCCACTCACTCCAGAAGACCCAGCCAAGGACAAAGTCCATTGTCACACCCTCTGAATGGCTTGGGATCCCTCCCTCCTACAGAAACACACACAGGCTCAAGATCAAATGTAAAATC contains:
- the Pgap3 gene encoding post-GPI attachment to proteins factor 3; amino-acid sequence: MAGRAARLVLLAGAAALASGSQGDREPVYRDCVLRCEERNCSGGALRHFRSRQPIYMSLAGWTCHDDCKYECMWVTVDMYLQDGHRVPQFHGKWPFSRFLFFQEPASALASFLNGLASLMMLCRYRTSVPASSPMYHTCVAFAWVSLNAWFWSTVFHTRDTDLTEKMDYFCASTVILHSVYLCCVRTVGLQYPAVARAFRAFLLLLLTTHVSYLSLVHFDYGYNLAANVAFGLVNVVWWLTWCLRNHRRLPHVRKCVVVVLLLQGLSLLELLDFPPFFWVLDAHAIWHISTIPVHILFFSFLEDDSLYLLKESEAKFKLA